The Heyndrickxia vini genome contains a region encoding:
- the gnd gene encoding phosphogluconate dehydrogenase (NAD(+)-dependent, decarboxylating), whose amino-acid sequence MQIGMVGLGKMGYQLSLNLIEKGYKVSAYDVNKESVDNISKDGGQGAHTLEELVQQLESPRKLWMMVPAGDITEQVFNQLLPLLEEGDILIDGGNAHYKDSLRRHAASKEKGVYYLDCGTSGGVEGARYGACTMIGGDKKAFAQVEKVFEDISVEKGYLYTGEAGSGHFLKMIHNGIEYGMMQAIAEGFDILEKSPFDYDYEKVSTVWNHGSVIRSWLMELMENAFSKDSKLDKIKGVMQSSGEGKWTVETALDFQTAAPVIALSLMMRYRSLEDDTFTGKVVAALRNEFGGHAVVEK is encoded by the coding sequence ATGCAAATCGGTATGGTTGGTTTAGGAAAAATGGGCTATCAGCTTTCATTAAACCTAATTGAAAAAGGATATAAAGTATCAGCATATGATGTTAATAAAGAATCGGTCGATAATATTTCTAAAGATGGTGGACAAGGGGCACACACATTAGAAGAGCTTGTTCAACAACTTGAAAGCCCACGCAAACTATGGATGATGGTTCCAGCTGGAGACATTACGGAACAAGTGTTCAATCAGTTGCTTCCATTGTTAGAAGAAGGCGACATTCTCATTGATGGCGGAAACGCTCATTATAAAGATTCACTTCGTCGTCACGCTGCTTCAAAAGAAAAAGGTGTTTACTACCTTGACTGTGGGACAAGCGGTGGTGTCGAAGGTGCACGCTATGGCGCATGTACAATGATTGGTGGAGATAAGAAAGCTTTCGCGCAAGTCGAAAAAGTCTTCGAAGACATCTCTGTTGAAAAAGGGTATTTATACACAGGTGAAGCAGGAAGCGGACACTTCCTTAAAATGATCCACAATGGTATCGAATACGGTATGATGCAAGCAATTGCTGAAGGCTTTGATATTTTAGAAAAAAGTCCATTCGATTACGACTATGAAAAAGTGTCAACCGTTTGGAACCACGGGTCTGTTATCCGCTCATGGCTAATGGAATTAATGGAAAATGCTTTCTCTAAAGACAGCAAATTAGATAAAATCAAAGGTGTTATGCAATCATCTGGTGAAGGGAAATGGACAGTTGAAACAGCTCTTGACTTCCAAACCGCTGCACCGGTTATCGCTTTATCATTAATGATGCGCTATCGTTCCCTTGAAGACGATACATTTACAGGAAAAGTAGTCGCTGCACTCCGCAATGAATTCGGCGGCCATGCTGTTGTAGAAAAATAA
- a CDS encoding DegV family protein → MKTAIVTDSTAYIPKDIREKLNIHMIPLSVVIGGETYEEEVDLNAEQFYEELKRKDRFPTSSQPPSGKFVALFEKLAKDHDAIISIHLSSGISGTYQGAITAGTMVEGVKVYAYDSEISCMAQGFYAIEAAKMAAEGKQPETIINRLDEMKASLRAYFMVDDLSNLQRGGRLTSAQAIIGSLLKVKPLLHFVDKVIVPFEKIRTRKKAMNRIAELIGEDASKGTSLQASIIHANRIEDAKEWKAELEQLYPNVDFSISYFGPVIATHLGEGAMGLTWTIK, encoded by the coding sequence ATGAAAACTGCCATAGTGACAGACAGTACGGCTTATATTCCGAAGGATATTCGTGAGAAGCTGAATATACATATGATCCCTCTTAGCGTCGTTATCGGCGGCGAAACGTATGAGGAAGAAGTTGACTTAAACGCCGAACAATTCTATGAAGAATTAAAACGAAAAGACCGCTTTCCTACCTCATCACAACCACCGTCTGGAAAATTCGTTGCCCTTTTTGAAAAATTAGCGAAAGACCACGATGCAATTATTAGTATCCATCTTTCAAGCGGCATTAGCGGCACCTATCAAGGAGCAATCACAGCAGGAACGATGGTTGAAGGTGTCAAAGTGTATGCATACGATTCCGAAATTAGCTGCATGGCCCAAGGCTTTTATGCAATAGAAGCAGCAAAAATGGCAGCGGAAGGAAAACAACCTGAGACAATCATCAATCGTCTAGACGAAATGAAAGCGTCACTACGAGCGTATTTCATGGTTGATGACCTTTCCAATCTCCAAAGGGGTGGACGTCTCACAAGTGCCCAAGCCATCATTGGAAGTTTGCTGAAAGTCAAACCTTTGCTCCATTTTGTTGATAAAGTAATCGTGCCGTTTGAAAAAATTCGCACGCGCAAAAAAGCAATGAATCGAATTGCTGAGTTAATTGGTGAGGATGCATCAAAAGGCACGTCACTGCAAGCATCAATCATTCATGCGAATCGCATAGAAGATGCCAAGGAATGGAAAGCTGAACTTGAACAGCTTTATCCAAATGTCGACTTTTCAATTAGCTACTTCGGTCCCGTTATTGCAACTCACCTTGGTGAAGGCGCAATGGGATTAACTTGGACAATTAAATAG
- a CDS encoding DEAD/DEAH box helicase has translation MSAEFSPELQTFLTGRKLLQNEIPYPQELITLHGKNNFISSTPGITKQKCERCGNTAAHLFATFPCAKCQKTCTYCRNCIMMGRVSTCTPLYQWTGPDPTIQTEESPLQWDGTLSPGQQTASQKVKTAIQTQSELLVWAVCGAGKTEILFEGINEALKQNMRVCIATPRTDVVLELSPRLQKVFPTIEAAALYGGSEDRHKFSPLTIATTHQLFRFYAAFDVIIVDEVDAFPYSYDHTLQFAVEKSAKKTAAKIYLTATPNEKWQNECQTGKRSFITIPARFHRHSLPVPTFTWCGNWKKSFEKGIIPTPIEKWTKERIQRGKQALIFLPNIKLMEKTAPHFRKLHPNIESVHAEDPNRKPKVERMRKKDTQILLTTTILERGVTFPNIDVAVVGAEDGIFTEAALVQISGRVGRSSQHPTGNITFFHHGRTRAMNKAYNHIIQMNKEAKERGLIDV, from the coding sequence TTGTCAGCAGAATTTTCCCCTGAATTACAAACCTTTCTCACTGGCCGCAAACTTCTCCAAAATGAAATCCCTTACCCGCAAGAATTAATCACTCTGCACGGAAAAAATAACTTTATCTCATCAACCCCAGGAATAACGAAGCAGAAATGTGAACGCTGCGGCAACACAGCTGCCCATCTATTCGCCACGTTTCCTTGTGCAAAATGTCAAAAAACATGCACCTATTGTCGCAACTGCATCATGATGGGACGAGTATCAACTTGTACGCCTTTATATCAATGGACAGGTCCAGACCCTACCATTCAAACAGAAGAATCCCCACTCCAATGGGACGGCACACTTTCTCCGGGTCAACAAACCGCCTCACAAAAAGTGAAAACCGCCATCCAAACCCAGTCCGAACTCCTTGTCTGGGCTGTATGTGGGGCAGGAAAAACAGAAATACTTTTCGAAGGCATAAATGAGGCTTTGAAACAAAACATGAGAGTCTGCATTGCCACACCCCGGACAGATGTCGTTCTCGAACTTTCTCCTCGATTGCAAAAAGTTTTTCCAACCATCGAAGCTGCAGCCCTTTACGGAGGAAGTGAAGACAGACATAAATTTTCTCCTCTTACAATCGCAACGACGCACCAATTATTCCGTTTTTACGCAGCCTTTGATGTGATCATTGTTGATGAAGTGGACGCCTTTCCATACTCCTATGACCACACCCTCCAATTTGCCGTGGAAAAATCCGCAAAAAAAACAGCCGCCAAAATTTATTTAACGGCAACACCGAATGAAAAGTGGCAGAACGAATGCCAAACGGGAAAACGTTCATTTATCACAATCCCAGCCCGATTCCATCGCCACTCCTTACCCGTACCAACATTCACATGGTGTGGAAATTGGAAAAAATCATTTGAAAAAGGAATCATCCCAACCCCAATTGAAAAATGGACAAAAGAAAGAATACAAAGGGGAAAACAAGCACTTATTTTTCTTCCAAACATCAAACTTATGGAAAAGACCGCTCCCCACTTTCGAAAACTCCATCCAAACATCGAATCCGTCCATGCAGAAGATCCAAATAGGAAACCCAAAGTCGAGAGAATGCGCAAAAAGGACACGCAAATCCTTCTCACGACAACTATTCTCGAAAGAGGCGTCACATTTCCGAATATTGATGTTGCAGTTGTAGGAGCAGAAGATGGTATTTTTACCGAAGCCGCCCTCGTGCAAATTTCCGGTCGCGTAGGAAGAAGTTCACAACATCCAACGGGAAACATCACGTTTTTCCACCACGGTCGCACAAGGGCGATGAACAAAGCATACAACCACATTATCCAAATGAATAAAGAAGCGAAAGAAAGGGGCCTAATCGATGTCTGA
- a CDS encoding ComF family protein, giving the protein MSDHCLNCHLAIPFELTWQSLFKQLPPTYLCKDCSMQLAPIHPPICQKCCRPLKKLSKDFIKGDVCLDCYRWENDANWASILDKNISFYEYNDFLKELLARFKYRGDYVLAKVFSQKIKEKLEQISYDAIVPIPLSNERLLERGFNQSTALASEANANVAYLLTRVHSEKQSKKSRHERIHLQQVFNRKDDTELEGKNLLLIDDIYTTGSTLRHAAKILKEAGAKTVTSITIARG; this is encoded by the coding sequence ATGTCTGATCATTGTTTAAATTGTCATCTCGCAATTCCATTCGAACTCACCTGGCAATCATTATTCAAACAGCTGCCACCTACCTATTTATGTAAAGACTGCAGCATGCAATTGGCACCTATTCACCCGCCAATATGTCAAAAATGCTGCCGCCCGCTTAAAAAACTTTCAAAAGACTTTATTAAAGGGGATGTATGTCTCGATTGCTATCGCTGGGAAAATGATGCGAACTGGGCATCTATTCTTGATAAAAATATTTCATTCTATGAATACAATGATTTTTTAAAAGAACTGCTCGCGCGTTTCAAATATCGCGGCGACTATGTATTAGCAAAAGTTTTTTCGCAAAAAATCAAAGAAAAACTAGAACAAATCAGTTACGATGCAATCGTCCCCATCCCACTTAGCAATGAACGACTTCTTGAACGAGGCTTCAACCAATCCACCGCATTAGCGAGCGAAGCAAACGCAAATGTTGCTTATCTCCTAACAAGAGTACATTCCGAAAAGCAATCAAAAAAATCCCGTCACGAACGAATTCATCTCCAACAAGTTTTCAATCGAAAAGATGACACTGAACTGGAAGGGAAAAATCTTCTCCTCATCGATGACATTTACACAACGGGCTCAACATTGAGGCATGCGGCAAAAATATTAAAAGAGGCAGGTGCAAAAACTGTTACTTCCATTACAATTGCTAGAGGTTAA
- a CDS encoding TIGR03826 family flagellar region protein yields MADLNNCPKCGALYIKNSVRDVCEKCYKEEEKRYEIVYKFLKKRENRSATKDTVVEETGVEEELLYKWVRKGRLQLAQFPNLGYPCAKCGTIIREGKLCANCTGGILNDLQLHEKEEKRKEQIQKRTYYSQ; encoded by the coding sequence ATGGCAGATTTAAATAACTGTCCGAAATGCGGAGCATTGTATATCAAAAACAGTGTTCGTGATGTCTGTGAGAAATGCTATAAAGAAGAAGAAAAACGATATGAAATTGTTTATAAATTTTTAAAAAAACGCGAAAACCGCTCAGCTACTAAAGATACCGTTGTTGAAGAAACCGGAGTAGAAGAAGAATTACTATATAAATGGGTCCGCAAAGGCCGTCTCCAGCTCGCACAATTCCCTAACCTTGGATATCCATGTGCAAAATGTGGAACAATCATAAGAGAAGGAAAACTCTGTGCAAATTGCACCGGAGGCATCCTAAATGACCTACAACTACATGAAAAAGAAGAAAAACGCAAAGAACAAATCCAAAAACGTACCTACTATAGTCAGTAA
- the flgM gene encoding flagellar biosynthesis anti-sigma factor FlgM, whose translation MKINNIGNHGINPYKKQMNKMDQVNKSGKPVDKVEISGAAKEMQVSSIEQARRAKVEQLKTQVKNGQYELNPEQIAKGIMNFYRGV comes from the coding sequence ATGAAAATTAATAACATTGGAAACCACGGAATCAATCCATATAAAAAGCAAATGAATAAAATGGATCAAGTAAATAAGAGCGGAAAACCAGTCGATAAAGTTGAAATTTCCGGAGCGGCAAAAGAAATGCAAGTATCTTCGATAGAGCAAGCACGCCGCGCTAAAGTCGAGCAATTGAAAACCCAAGTCAAAAATGGACAATATGAGCTTAATCCTGAACAAATCGCTAAAGGTATTATGAACTTCTATCGTGGCGTATAG
- a CDS encoding flagellar protein FlgN: MSTETLIDSLEKLQKLHEKLYELSVTKTEVIKNNDMEGLQQLLKDEQTYVAAINTMEVKRQEAAIQLLGKETEITIADCIKAVPELEKEQLRTLQTTITSIIDKLKDQNELNQMLIHQSLQFVNMTLSMIQPKHESINYGRPDQKQTKNSGISMFNSKA; this comes from the coding sequence ATGTCTACAGAAACACTAATCGATAGCTTAGAAAAGCTTCAAAAACTTCATGAAAAATTATATGAGCTATCAGTAACAAAAACAGAAGTGATTAAAAATAACGATATGGAAGGTCTCCAACAATTATTAAAAGACGAACAAACTTATGTCGCTGCTATCAATACTATGGAAGTTAAACGTCAAGAAGCAGCAATACAATTGCTCGGAAAAGAAACGGAAATAACAATTGCGGACTGTATCAAAGCAGTACCGGAACTTGAAAAAGAACAACTAAGAACATTACAAACAACAATTACGTCAATTATCGATAAATTAAAGGATCAAAATGAACTGAATCAAATGCTCATTCATCAATCATTACAGTTTGTTAATATGACCTTGAGTATGATCCAACCGAAACATGAATCAATCAATTATGGCAGACCTGATCAAAAACAGACGAAGAACTCAGGAATCTCCATGTTTAATTCAAAGGCTTAG
- the flgK gene encoding flagellar hook-associated protein FlgK: protein MISTFHGLETAKRGMNTQQSALYVTGQNISNANTLGYTRQRINFEATEAYPSASMNRPQIPGQMGTGVTAGSVQRVRESFLDLQYRGENNKLGYWNSRADSLAKMEDIMNEPSDTGLSSALGQFWQSLQDLSVNPENDGARSVVLQRGQAVSETFRYLSDSISGIQDNIGNEIGVSVKNINSILKQISDVNKQISEVEPHGYLPNDLYDERDRLVDELSTYFNVKVEVKQSGGKPSPLAEGIYDIKLTNPNGQEIYLVQGSNYNSIGIDGGTDSDGDGSKDQPPKDGLIGALLIGGTTVNIANANGVVGLSQGKLRGLIESYGYQYTTKDAGGNDITKEVGIYPDMLDQLDKLAFTFGTIFNEVHKQGYDLNGEHPTEDFFVGLTDGNYKGAAAKIQLNDKMTNSMLAASSAVNADGKVESGNGQNAINLSKIQGMNIADLIKGPVSLEGGLVIDLSGNPPKLPFDSGTISSNYQAIIGKLGVDAQQANRLTSNSATLRQTVDENRQSVSSVSIDEEFINMIKFQQAYNASARNITIVDEMLDKIINGMGLGGR from the coding sequence ATGATTTCTACATTTCATGGACTAGAAACAGCAAAGCGTGGAATGAATACCCAACAATCCGCCTTATATGTAACAGGGCAAAATATTTCAAATGCCAATACACTTGGCTATACACGCCAGCGCATCAATTTCGAAGCAACGGAAGCATACCCTTCAGCATCGATGAATCGCCCGCAAATTCCCGGACAAATGGGAACAGGTGTAACCGCAGGATCTGTACAGCGTGTACGTGAATCTTTTCTCGATCTTCAATACCGTGGCGAAAACAATAAACTCGGTTATTGGAATTCAAGAGCGGACTCATTAGCAAAAATGGAAGACATTATGAACGAACCAAGTGATACCGGACTTTCCTCAGCACTGGGCCAATTCTGGCAATCACTACAAGATTTAAGTGTGAATCCTGAAAATGACGGGGCGCGTTCGGTGGTTCTTCAGCGGGGACAAGCCGTGTCCGAAACATTCCGCTACTTAAGTGATTCAATTTCGGGAATTCAAGACAATATCGGAAATGAAATCGGTGTATCTGTTAAAAATATCAATTCCATATTGAAGCAAATTAGTGATGTCAATAAACAAATTTCTGAGGTAGAGCCACACGGTTATTTGCCAAATGATTTGTATGATGAACGTGACAGATTAGTAGACGAGTTATCTACTTATTTTAATGTAAAAGTAGAAGTGAAACAAAGCGGTGGAAAACCATCCCCACTTGCAGAAGGAATCTATGATATTAAATTAACAAACCCAAACGGACAAGAAATTTATCTCGTTCAAGGATCAAACTATAACTCAATCGGAATCGATGGTGGTACAGATAGCGATGGAGACGGTTCCAAAGACCAGCCACCAAAAGATGGTTTAATTGGTGCGCTGTTAATAGGCGGTACAACAGTGAATATCGCCAATGCAAACGGTGTTGTTGGTCTCTCTCAAGGGAAACTAAGAGGGTTAATCGAGAGTTACGGTTATCAATACACAACAAAAGATGCAGGTGGTAATGACATTACAAAAGAAGTCGGAATTTATCCGGATATGCTTGATCAATTAGATAAACTTGCCTTCACGTTCGGAACTATTTTTAATGAAGTACATAAACAAGGCTACGATTTAAATGGAGAGCATCCAACAGAAGATTTCTTTGTAGGATTAACTGATGGCAATTATAAAGGTGCAGCCGCAAAAATCCAATTAAACGACAAAATGACGAATAGCATGCTGGCAGCTTCCTCCGCAGTAAATGCTGACGGCAAAGTTGAATCAGGGAATGGGCAAAATGCAATCAACCTTTCAAAAATACAAGGTATGAATATAGCTGATTTGATCAAAGGTCCCGTTTCACTTGAAGGTGGATTAGTAATAGATTTATCAGGTAATCCTCCAAAACTTCCATTTGATTCAGGAACAATTAGCTCTAACTACCAAGCCATCATCGGTAAACTCGGTGTTGATGCCCAACAAGCGAACCGTTTAACATCGAATAGTGCAACACTGCGACAAACAGTCGATGAAAATCGTCAATCCGTAAGTTCGGTATCCATTGATGAGGAATTTATTAATATGATTAAGTTCCAGCAAGCATATAATGCTTCTGCACGAAATATCACAATCGTCGACGAAATGCTAGACAAAATCATCAACGGCATGGGCCTTGGTGGAAGATAA
- the flgL gene encoding flagellar hook-associated protein FlgL, whose translation MRVTQSMLSNNFLKNISNSYEKMGKISEQMQTQKKITRPSDDPVVAMKGIAYRTSLTEVQQYKRNFGEAHNWIDNSDAAMDQATKALQRIRELTLQANNGTLEGDQRNSVAKEIEQLRDQLKEVANTKVGDKYLFNGADTLNAPVGDISGTKLDSNGNPIYEVSKNDTPVKLELSKGVYIQVNSRGKEIFSEDLFKNLNSLIEKLSPDKTDVDLGDDIKNLDSNINTLLNERATIGARSNRLELMEDRIDQQEVNATKLMSENEDADMEKVITDLITQESIQRASLGMGARIIQPTLLDFLR comes from the coding sequence ATGCGTGTCACACAATCCATGCTTTCTAATAACTTTTTAAAAAATATAAGTAATAGCTATGAAAAAATGGGGAAAATCTCCGAACAAATGCAAACTCAGAAGAAAATTACCCGTCCTTCAGATGATCCTGTTGTAGCAATGAAGGGGATTGCCTATCGGACAAGCTTAACTGAAGTCCAACAATATAAACGGAATTTTGGAGAAGCTCATAACTGGATTGATAACTCAGACGCTGCTATGGATCAAGCAACAAAGGCATTGCAACGGATTCGTGAACTAACACTTCAAGCAAATAACGGAACACTAGAGGGAGACCAACGAAATTCAGTTGCTAAAGAAATTGAACAATTACGTGATCAATTAAAAGAAGTGGCAAATACAAAAGTTGGCGATAAATATTTATTCAATGGTGCTGATACATTAAATGCTCCAGTTGGAGATATATCCGGCACTAAACTAGATTCTAACGGAAATCCTATATATGAAGTGTCGAAGAATGACACTCCTGTTAAGCTAGAATTATCAAAAGGTGTTTATATTCAAGTAAATTCAAGAGGAAAAGAAATATTTTCGGAGGATTTATTTAAAAATCTAAACTCCCTTATAGAAAAATTAAGTCCTGATAAAACAGATGTAGACTTAGGAGACGATATAAAAAATCTTGATAGTAATATCAACACATTACTTAATGAACGCGCTACAATTGGAGCACGTAGTAACAGACTTGAATTAATGGAAGATCGGATTGATCAACAAGAAGTCAATGCAACTAAGCTCATGTCTGAAAATGAAGATGCGGATATGGAAAAGGTAATTACAGATTTAATTACGCAAGAATCCATTCAAAGGGCTTCATTGGGAATGGGAGCGAGAATCATTCAACCAACTTTACTTGACTTTTTAAGATAA
- a CDS encoding DUF6470 family protein translates to MNFPQIRLQSQTAQIELTTNPAKQSIEQPGPDLDLQQPPAELHITRTPGALSIDQTEARADVDLKSIRRRVEEFAQNGYQEWLNGIARRSQEGKELMRIENGGNAIASIAKQNGKLFKTYDFNIGYVPKAGSVKINYEPTKLDIQWDINKPINNTKARKPIIDYQPGTVNIRMKQYQDLQIDFANLKYVGINYEQEI, encoded by the coding sequence ATGAATTTTCCACAAATCCGTTTACAATCTCAAACGGCACAAATTGAGCTAACAACAAATCCAGCAAAACAATCTATTGAACAGCCCGGACCTGATTTAGATCTTCAGCAGCCACCAGCGGAATTACATATCACAAGAACTCCTGGAGCTCTCTCAATTGATCAAACCGAAGCGAGAGCTGACGTTGATTTGAAATCAATTAGAAGAAGAGTAGAGGAATTTGCACAAAATGGCTATCAAGAATGGTTGAATGGGATTGCAAGACGATCCCAAGAAGGCAAAGAGCTTATGAGAATAGAAAATGGTGGTAATGCTATAGCAAGTATTGCTAAACAAAACGGAAAGCTTTTCAAAACCTATGATTTTAACATTGGATATGTTCCTAAGGCAGGGAGTGTAAAGATTAATTACGAGCCAACAAAATTAGATATCCAATGGGATATTAATAAACCAATTAATAATACAAAAGCAAGGAAACCAATCATTGATTATCAACCAGGAACCGTTAATATAAGGATGAAGCAATATCAAGATTTACAAATTGATTTTGCAAATTTAAAATATGTTGGAATCAATTATGAACAGGAAATTTAG
- the fliW gene encoding flagellar assembly protein FliW, with protein MKIQTKYHGEIEIQDKDILHFIKGIPGFLDEKRFIFLSLPDQTVFTIMQSVKTPELAFVLTSPFSFIGNYEFSLDEGTIEQLSIDNHEEISVFAIVTVHDPFEKTTANLQAPIVLNEKNNRAKQVILNDTQYNIKHSLFEQPIKG; from the coding sequence ATGAAAATTCAAACGAAATATCATGGTGAAATAGAAATCCAAGATAAAGATATCCTCCACTTTATAAAAGGAATTCCAGGATTTCTTGATGAAAAGAGATTTATCTTTTTATCTTTACCTGATCAAACAGTTTTCACTATAATGCAATCGGTTAAAACACCAGAACTCGCATTTGTGTTAACGAGTCCATTTAGTTTTATTGGAAATTATGAATTTAGCCTTGACGAAGGAACAATCGAACAACTTTCAATAGACAATCATGAAGAAATTAGTGTATTTGCTATTGTTACTGTGCATGATCCATTTGAAAAAACAACCGCTAATTTGCAAGCACCGATAGTACTTAATGAAAAAAATAACAGAGCAAAGCAAGTAATCTTAAATGATACACAGTATAATATTAAACATTCGCTATTTGAGCAACCAATAAAGGGGTGA
- the csrA gene encoding carbon storage regulator CsrA, which yields MLVLSRKKGETIQIDSNIEITITAIKGDQVKIGISAPKNIEIHRKEVYTEIQSENAEASKDIKHLLSLLPKTKIE from the coding sequence ATGCTTGTTCTATCAAGAAAAAAAGGAGAGACAATTCAAATAGATAGTAACATCGAAATCACCATCACTGCAATTAAAGGTGATCAAGTCAAAATTGGTATCAGTGCACCTAAAAACATAGAAATTCATAGGAAAGAAGTTTATACAGAAATCCAATCCGAAAATGCAGAAGCATCTAAGGACATCAAGCATTTACTTTCACTTCTACCAAAAACAAAAATAGAATAA
- the hag gene encoding flagellin Hag, protein MQINHNIAALNTFNRLNSATNAQSKSMEKLSSGLRINRAGDDAAGLAISEKMRGQIRGLDQASRNAQDGISLIQTAEGALNETHDILQRMRELATQAANDTNVESDRNEIQKEINALTSEINRIGNTTEFNTQKLLNTSGGTGFSAKLQIGANNGQSMTIEIKDMRAAALGLESDTAGASHGAGDSVSNLTDKTAVTGAVYTSGSAGVSNGTTNTNDRFGLDVSTADHASAAIEAIDNAIETVSAQRSNLGAFQNRLEHTINNLGTSSENLTAAESRIRDVDMAKEMMNQTKNSILSQAAQAMLAQANQQPQGVLQLLR, encoded by the coding sequence ATGCAAATTAATCACAATATTGCAGCGTTAAATACTTTTAACAGATTAAATAGCGCTACTAATGCTCAATCTAAATCAATGGAAAAATTGTCATCTGGTCTTCGTATCAACCGTGCTGGTGACGATGCTGCAGGACTAGCAATTTCTGAAAAAATGCGTGGACAAATCCGTGGTTTAGATCAAGCTTCTCGTAATGCTCAAGATGGTATTTCATTAATTCAAACTGCAGAAGGTGCATTAAACGAAACTCATGACATCCTTCAACGTATGCGTGAACTTGCAACACAAGCTGCAAACGATACAAACGTTGAGTCAGATCGTAATGAAATTCAAAAGGAAATCAATGCCTTAACTTCTGAAATCAACCGTATTGGTAATACAACAGAATTCAATACTCAAAAGCTTTTAAATACTTCTGGTGGAACTGGATTCTCTGCAAAATTACAAATTGGTGCGAACAATGGTCAAAGTATGACAATCGAAATTAAAGATATGCGTGCAGCAGCTCTAGGTCTTGAGTCTGATACTGCAGGAGCAAGCCACGGAGCAGGTGATTCAGTTTCTAATCTAACTGATAAAACTGCTGTAACTGGTGCAGTATATACTTCTGGTTCTGCCGGTGTAAGTAATGGAACAACAAATACTAATGATCGCTTTGGATTAGATGTATCTACGGCTGATCATGCATCTGCAGCAATCGAAGCTATTGATAACGCAATCGAAACAGTATCAGCACAACGTTCTAATCTTGGTGCATTCCAAAACCGTTTAGAGCACACAATTAATAACTTAGGAACATCTTCTGAAAACTTAACAGCTGCGGAATCTCGTATCCGTGACGTAGACATGGCGAAAGAAATGATGAATCAAACTAAGAATTCAATCCTTTCTCAAGCTGCACAAGCAATGTTAGCTCAAGCTAACCAACAACCACAAGGTGTTCTTCAATTACTTCGTTAA